A part of Candidatus Methylomirabilis tolerans genomic DNA contains:
- the dapF gene encoding diaminopimelate epimerase, which translates to MDKLIFVKMSGNGNDFIVIDNRDGRLDVEPRTLAERICRRRVSVGADGLIVVEPSSVADFRMRILNADGSEAEMCGNGARCVARFAEMLGIAGPHMAFETLAGIILARVDGSRVTLQTSRPQGMRLHQSIEVDGVVHEIHSINTGVPHAVLFYSDLEAIPVRTLGRTIRFHPAFQPAGTNVDFVTVLDGHTLAIRTYERGVEDETLACGTGTIASVLVAATLGLVSSPVDVRVRSGEILTVSFTGKGPEFHEVFFEGEVRLVYQGELMADALKE; encoded by the coding sequence ATGGATAAGCTGATCTTTGTGAAGATGAGCGGGAACGGGAACGATTTTATCGTGATCGACAACCGCGATGGTCGGCTCGATGTCGAGCCCAGGACACTGGCCGAGCGGATCTGTCGGCGCAGGGTATCGGTGGGAGCCGATGGTCTGATCGTAGTCGAGCCCTCCTCAGTAGCGGATTTCCGAATGCGGATCCTGAACGCCGACGGCAGTGAGGCGGAGATGTGCGGTAATGGCGCTCGCTGTGTAGCCAGGTTCGCCGAGATGTTAGGGATCGCCGGGCCCCACATGGCCTTTGAAACGCTGGCAGGGATCATCCTGGCCCGGGTAGACGGTTCCAGAGTCACGCTCCAGACAAGTCGACCACAAGGGATGCGCCTTCACCAATCGATCGAGGTGGACGGTGTCGTCCACGAGATTCACAGTATCAATACAGGGGTTCCTCATGCGGTTCTCTTCTACTCGGATTTGGAGGCGATCCCGGTCAGAACTCTAGGGCGCACGATCAGGTTTCACCCGGCCTTTCAACCGGCAGGAACGAATGTCGATTTTGTCACAGTCCTTGACGGGCATACGCTGGCCATTCGGACCTATGAACGCGGCGTCGAGGACGAGACGCTGGCTTGTGGTACAGGGACCATCGCCTCGGTGCTGGTTGCAGCCACATTGGGGCTGGTCTCTTCCCCGGTGGATGTCAGGGTGAGATCCGGCGAAATACTCACTGTATCGTTTACCGGGAAGGGACCGGAATTTCATGAGGTCTTTTTCGAGGGAGAGGTCCGGCTGGTCTACCAGGGCGAACTGATGGCGGATGCCCTGAAAGAGTAG
- the dapA gene encoding 4-hydroxy-tetrahydrodipicolinate synthase, producing the protein MFQGSMVALVTPFKGGRIDEPTLRELVEFHIKNGTDALIPCGTTGESPTLSHDEHRRVIDLVIEAANRRISVVVGTGSNSTAEAIDLTRYAKQAGADGALLVLPYYNKPTQAGLIAHCRAVADAVELPLILYNIPGRTGVNMLPETLAVLADHPCIVGMKEATGNLEQMTHDIVLCGDKLSFLSGDDTLTLPLLAVGGRGVISVVANIVPRDVADLTRAFLNGDWKRAREIHLKLFSLCQAMFFETNPIPVKTAMALLGMIGGEFRLPLCPMSEPNLNRLKAAMRAYGLIS; encoded by the coding sequence ATGTTTCAGGGTTCGATGGTAGCACTGGTGACCCCCTTCAAGGGTGGGCGGATTGACGAGCCGACTCTCCGTGAGCTGGTAGAGTTTCATATCAAAAACGGCACCGATGCCCTGATCCCCTGCGGAACGACAGGAGAGTCTCCCACGCTCAGCCATGACGAACATAGGCGGGTGATCGATCTCGTGATTGAGGCGGCGAATAGGCGCATATCGGTCGTCGTCGGGACCGGCTCGAACAGTACGGCTGAAGCGATCGATCTGACCCGCTATGCCAAACAGGCCGGGGCCGACGGTGCTCTCCTGGTTCTCCCCTATTACAACAAGCCGACCCAGGCGGGTCTCATCGCTCACTGTCGTGCCGTTGCCGATGCGGTGGAACTGCCATTGATTCTCTATAATATCCCGGGGCGGACGGGGGTCAATATGCTGCCGGAGACGCTGGCGGTGCTGGCAGACCATCCATGCATCGTCGGCATGAAAGAGGCAACCGGTAACCTGGAACAGATGACTCATGACATCGTCCTGTGCGGGGACAAGCTCTCGTTTCTGTCGGGGGATGATACACTCACGCTGCCGCTTTTGGCGGTGGGTGGGCGAGGTGTGATCTCGGTTGTCGCGAATATTGTGCCACGTGATGTGGCTGACTTGACCCGCGCTTTCCTCAACGGCGACTGGAAGCGCGCCAGAGAGATTCACCTCAAGCTCTTCTCACTGTGCCAGGCGATGTTCTTCGAGACGAACCCGATCCCGGTCAAGACTGCTATGGCCCTTCTGGGGATGATTGGTGGCGAATTTCGCCTGCCGCTCTGCCCGATGAGCGAGCCCAACCTGAACCGGCTCAAAGCCGCCATGCGGGCCTACGGGCTGATCTCGTGA
- the dapB gene encoding 4-hydroxy-tetrahydrodipicolinate reductase, with the protein MIRAVVCGAAGRMGGRIIAMIQAADDFTLAGAVERPGNPRIGQDAGEVAGIGKIGIPLVGDLGTVMGEGQVVIDFTAPQATMTHLAIAAHAKMPVVVGTTGLNAADLERIQELSSAAPCVVSPNMSVGINVLLKVLTEIASTLGEEYDVEIVETHHRFKQDAPSGTALKIAQVIAQTLGRELDTTGVYGRKGLVGARSKEEIAIHALRAGDVIGDHTVIFGGMGERIEVTHRAHSRDNFARGALRAARWIIGRPPGLYDMQDVLGLKERT; encoded by the coding sequence ATGATACGCGCCGTTGTCTGTGGTGCGGCTGGGCGAATGGGCGGACGTATTATCGCCATGATCCAAGCGGCGGACGACTTCACCCTGGCTGGGGCAGTGGAGCGACCAGGCAATCCACGTATCGGGCAGGATGCAGGAGAGGTGGCGGGCATCGGTAAGATCGGCATACCCCTTGTCGGCGATCTGGGTACCGTGATGGGTGAGGGGCAGGTGGTGATCGACTTTACCGCCCCGCAGGCCACCATGACCCATCTGGCTATTGCCGCCCACGCAAAGATGCCTGTTGTAGTCGGGACTACGGGGTTGAACGCCGCCGATCTGGAGAGGATTCAAGAACTCAGCTCGGCTGCTCCGTGCGTCGTCTCACCCAATATGAGCGTCGGGATCAACGTCCTGTTGAAGGTCCTGACCGAGATAGCCTCAACCCTTGGAGAAGAGTACGACGTTGAGATCGTTGAGACCCACCATCGGTTCAAGCAGGACGCCCCAAGCGGAACCGCTTTGAAAATTGCGCAGGTGATCGCACAGACGCTGGGTCGTGAACTGGACACGACAGGGGTCTATGGCCGCAAGGGATTGGTCGGAGCGCGCAGCAAAGAGGAGATCGCCATCCACGCGCTGCGAGCCGGCGATGTGATCGGGGATCATACGGTCATCTTTGGGGGTATGGGGGAGCGGATTGAGGTGACGCACCGCGCCCACAGTCGGGATAATTTTGCTCGTGGTGCATTACGGGCGGCCCGTTGGATCATTGGCCGGCCGCCCGGCTTGTACGATATGCAGGATGTACTGGGATTAAAAGAGCGAACATGA
- a CDS encoding fumarylacetoacetate hydrolase family protein, translated as MRIVRFVAGKQLRYGVVEDSVVREIQGDIFGKFTVMDRTHSLKRIRFLAPTEPTKIVGVGLNYHDHAEEMKLQSPDEPIIFLKPPTAVLAHRGRIIYPQSCGRLDYEAELGVVVKKTARAVPIEKAHRYILGYVCFNDVTARDLQRQDGQWTRSKSFETFAPFGPWIETDLDLSDAPIRAFLNGVMRQESNINNLIFEIPYLIHFISTVMTLCPGDVITTGTPSGIGPMRPGDTIEIEVEGIGRLRNTVVAES; from the coding sequence ATGCGGATTGTGCGATTTGTCGCCGGCAAGCAACTACGGTACGGTGTGGTAGAGGACTCCGTCGTCCGGGAGATACAGGGCGACATCTTCGGCAAGTTTACCGTGATGGATCGGACGCATTCGCTGAAGAGAATCAGATTTCTTGCGCCGACCGAACCCACTAAGATCGTGGGGGTAGGTCTGAACTACCATGATCATGCCGAGGAGATGAAACTTCAATCCCCTGACGAGCCGATCATTTTCTTGAAGCCGCCGACCGCTGTGCTCGCCCATCGTGGACGGATCATCTATCCGCAGTCATGTGGTCGGCTGGATTATGAGGCGGAGTTGGGGGTTGTCGTGAAGAAGACTGCGAGGGCTGTGCCGATCGAGAAGGCCCATCGCTATATCCTGGGGTATGTCTGCTTTAACGATGTGACAGCTAGAGACCTACAGCGTCAGGACGGACAATGGACCCGATCAAAATCGTTTGAGACCTTTGCTCCGTTCGGTCCGTGGATCGAGACCGATCTCGATCTTTCCGATGCGCCAATCCGGGCATTCCTGAATGGTGTGATGCGACAGGAGTCGAACATTAATAACCTGATCTTTGAGATTCCGTATCTGATTCATTTTATCTCTACGGTTATGACTCTCTGCCCGGGCGATGTCATTACTACCGGCACCCCTTCGGGGATCGGTCCGATGCGGCCCGGCGATACGATTGAGATCGAGGTGGAAGGGATCGGCCGATTACGCAACACGGTTGTTGCTGAAAGCTGA
- a CDS encoding LL-diaminopimelate aminotransferase, which translates to MGDPFSVAQRLSKLPPYLFAEIDRLKQEAMRRGMDIINLGIGDPDLPTPPHIVKRMQEASADPRHHQYPSYEGMLSFRQAVADWYSKRFGVTLDPVTEVLSLIGSKEGIGHIPLAFVDPGDIVLVPDPGYPVYQAGTVFAEGVPYFMPLTRERSFLPDLEAISPEVLRKARVLFLNYPNNPTAAVAPMAFFAEAVAFARRHRLILCHDAAYSEMAYDGYLPDSILAVEGAKDVAIEYHSLSKTYNMTGWRIGFAVGCREVLSGLGRIKTNLDSGVFQAVQEAAIAALGGPQECVEAMRAIYKERRDALVDGLSALGFAAEKPKATFYVWIDVPQGHTSASFASALLSETGIVMTPGTGFGRCGEGYIRAALTVDVARIKEAVERIAASNLKPR; encoded by the coding sequence ATGGGTGATCCCTTTAGCGTTGCACAACGGCTGTCGAAGCTGCCCCCCTATCTTTTTGCTGAAATCGATCGTCTGAAGCAAGAAGCGATGCGTCGTGGGATGGATATCATCAACCTGGGAATCGGCGACCCTGATCTGCCGACACCGCCGCACATCGTAAAGAGAATGCAGGAGGCTTCGGCCGACCCGCGGCACCACCAGTACCCTTCATACGAAGGGATGCTGAGCTTTCGGCAGGCGGTAGCCGACTGGTACAGCAAGCGATTCGGCGTGACGCTTGATCCTGTGACGGAGGTCCTGAGCCTTATCGGCTCGAAAGAGGGGATCGGCCATATCCCCCTGGCGTTTGTCGATCCTGGCGACATCGTTCTGGTACCCGATCCCGGCTATCCGGTCTATCAGGCGGGAACTGTCTTTGCGGAAGGAGTTCCTTACTTCATGCCGCTTACGCGGGAACGTTCGTTCCTTCCGGACCTTGAGGCGATCTCACCTGAGGTTCTGAGGAAGGCTCGGGTCCTGTTTCTGAACTACCCCAATAACCCGACGGCCGCCGTAGCGCCCATGGCCTTTTTTGCTGAGGCGGTCGCCTTCGCGCGCAGGCACCGGCTGATTCTTTGCCACGATGCGGCCTATTCCGAGATGGCATACGACGGATATCTCCCGGACAGTATCTTGGCGGTGGAGGGGGCGAAGGACGTGGCCATCGAGTACCACTCCCTGTCCAAGACGTACAATATGACCGGATGGCGTATCGGATTTGCGGTTGGGTGCCGTGAGGTGCTTTCCGGCCTTGGCCGGATTAAGACGAACCTGGACTCCGGTGTCTTTCAAGCGGTGCAGGAGGCTGCCATTGCGGCACTTGGTGGCCCGCAGGAGTGTGTTGAGGCGATGAGGGCTATCTACAAAGAGCGGCGCGATGCGCTTGTAGATGGCCTATCGGCGCTCGGGTTCGCGGCGGAGAAACCCAAAGCGACCTTTTACGTCTGGATTGATGTGCCTCAGGGCCATACTTCGGCCTCATTCGCTTCTGCATTGCTTTCCGAGACCGGCATCGTCATGACCCCGGGTACCGGATTTGGCCGATGCGGCGAAGGGTATATTCGGGCAGCCCTGACAGTGGATGTCGCCAGGATCAAAGAGGCGGTTGAACGGATTGCCGCCTCGAATCTTAAACCCCGGTAG
- the folK gene encoding 2-amino-4-hydroxy-6-hydroxymethyldihydropteridine diphosphokinase, whose translation MSERAYIGVGSNLGDRTLRCQEAIRAISKIAGVTAIDASSFYETTPVPPASGGWFINGVVSVQTQLTPEALLFELRRIEQSMGRAAERARGADRSIDLDLLLVGSQVVEQPDLVLPHPRLHQRRFVLVPLCELDPNLRHPVFGVTMQELLHRLDDPSLVRLLMSAEKSIPREDG comes from the coding sequence ATGAGCGAGCGTGCGTATATCGGAGTCGGATCCAATCTGGGCGACCGGACCCTACGCTGTCAAGAGGCTATCAGGGCTATATCGAAGATTGCAGGGGTTACAGCGATAGATGCCTCGTCATTCTATGAGACCACACCGGTTCCTCCCGCCTCTGGTGGCTGGTTTATCAATGGAGTAGTGTCAGTGCAGACGCAGCTCACACCCGAAGCATTGCTGTTCGAGTTGCGGCGGATCGAACAGAGTATGGGCAGGGCAGCAGAGCGAGCACGAGGCGCCGATCGGAGCATCGACCTCGACCTGTTGCTTGTAGGATCACAGGTCGTGGAACAGCCGGACCTTGTGCTGCCCCATCCGCGACTGCACCAGCGACGTTTTGTCCTGGTTCCGCTTTGCGAACTTGATCCGAATCTTCGTCATCCGGTCTTCGGCGTTACGATGCAGGAGTTACTTCATCGTCTCGACGATCCGTCGCTCGTCCGGCTGCTGATGTCGGCGGAGAAGTCTATACCAAGGGAGGATGGGTAG
- a CDS encoding deoxynucleoside kinase, translating to MIGRASKPRYIVVEGPIGVGKTSLVELLAERLQARKLLEGPDENPFITQFYTDMRRYAFQTQLYFLLNRFRQQQELVQFDLFKQSLVSDYLFVKDKIFAYLTLDDNELALYERLQPLLETRVVKPDLVLYLQADTEILIRRIQSRARTSERELGRAYLEDVNAAYNHFFFHYSTTPLLVINTNEIDFVKHREDFDDLVKQVETVRVGTHYYVPLGSRK from the coding sequence GTGATAGGCCGCGCATCTAAGCCTCGTTACATCGTGGTCGAAGGCCCCATCGGTGTCGGCAAGACGAGTCTGGTTGAATTGCTGGCGGAGCGGCTGCAGGCCAGAAAGTTGCTGGAGGGTCCCGATGAGAACCCGTTTATTACGCAATTCTACACCGATATGCGTCGGTACGCCTTCCAGACTCAGCTCTATTTCCTGTTGAACCGGTTCCGCCAACAGCAGGAACTTGTCCAGTTCGATCTCTTCAAACAATCTCTGGTGAGCGACTATCTGTTCGTCAAGGATAAGATTTTTGCGTATCTGACGCTCGATGATAACGAGTTGGCCCTCTACGAAAGGTTGCAGCCGCTTCTGGAGACGCGTGTCGTCAAGCCGGACCTCGTCCTGTATCTGCAGGCCGATACCGAGATCCTGATTCGGCGAATTCAATCGCGGGCGAGAACTTCAGAGCGAGAACTGGGCCGCGCCTACCTGGAGGACGTGAACGCCGCCTATAACCATTTCTTTTTCCACTACTCGACGACGCCGCTGCTGGTCATCAATACCAACGAGATTGACTTCGTCAAGCACAGGGAGGATTTCGACGATCTGGTCAAACAGGTCGAGACGGTGCGGGTGGGCACGCACTACTATGTGCCGCTTGGATCTCGCAAGTAG
- the panB gene encoding 3-methyl-2-oxobutanoate hydroxymethyltransferase, which translates to MWCERERRATITSQAVRTVTLQEMKREGRKITMLTAYDYPMALLVDRVGIDLILVGDSGGMTVLGYETTIPVTMDEMLMMTKAVTRAVKRAMVVADMPFMSYEAEPADAIRNAGRFVKEGLAHAVKVERGWPSLPCVRAIVDAGIPVMGHVGLTPQTAVLQEGLKVQGRRLDAARRILEDALALEKAGAFAIVLEAIPGMLARIITSRLTVPTIGIGAGPDCDGQVLVLHDLLGLFDRFVPRFTKQYADLAGVIRDAVSRFREEVTEGRFPDAAHTFSIDRETEKALLEL; encoded by the coding sequence ATGTGGTGTGAACGCGAAAGGAGGGCGACCATAACCAGCCAGGCGGTCAGGACGGTCACTCTGCAAGAAATGAAGCGCGAAGGGCGGAAGATCACCATGCTGACGGCGTATGACTACCCGATGGCGCTGCTTGTTGATCGTGTCGGGATCGATCTGATCCTGGTGGGTGACTCCGGGGGGATGACCGTGTTGGGATACGAGACTACCATCCCGGTTACCATGGACGAAATGCTTATGATGACGAAGGCGGTCACTCGCGCCGTCAAGCGCGCTATGGTCGTCGCTGATATGCCGTTCATGTCGTACGAGGCTGAACCGGCCGATGCGATTAGAAATGCCGGGCGCTTCGTAAAAGAGGGCTTGGCTCACGCCGTCAAGGTCGAACGCGGTTGGCCTTCGCTGCCATGTGTGAGGGCGATTGTGGACGCGGGGATTCCGGTCATGGGTCATGTCGGGCTTACTCCGCAAACGGCGGTGTTGCAGGAAGGGTTGAAAGTTCAAGGGAGGAGGCTCGATGCCGCCCGTCGTATCCTTGAAGATGCCCTGGCGCTTGAGAAGGCTGGGGCCTTCGCGATCGTGCTTGAGGCGATTCCGGGAATGCTTGCCAGAATTATCACCAGCAGGTTGACGGTGCCCACCATCGGGATCGGCGCCGGGCCGGACTGCGACGGTCAGGTCCTGGTCCTTCACGATCTGCTTGGGTTGTTCGATCGCTTCGTCCCGAGGTTCACGAAGCAGTACGCTGATCTTGCCGGGGTGATCAGGGACGCGGTGAGCCGTTTCCGGGAGGAAGTGACCGAGGGCCGATTCCCCGATGCCGCGCACACATTCTCGATCGACCGGGAGACCGAGAAAGCGTTACTGGAACTGTGA
- the panC gene encoding pantoate--beta-alanine ligase — MQTVHEVDAIQRRCESLRREGKTIGLVPTMGAFHEGHLSLMRSARIEDDVVVVSIFVNPLQFGRGEDFDNYPRDLQGDLAQAERVGVDLVFTPSAEAIYPKGFQTYVDVTGLTEGLCGASRPGHFRGVTTVVTKLFNLIRPHRAYFGQKDYQQSVTVRRLVADLNMDIEIVLLPTVREADGLAMSSRNVRLTPEERRAAPVLYASLRLVEERVRAGERSAKDILDAMRATIEIEPLARIDYVVLCDPETLQPIDWIEGPVLSALAVRFGDTRLIDNLPITLS; from the coding sequence ATGCAGACTGTTCATGAGGTGGACGCGATTCAGCGTCGTTGTGAGTCGCTTCGGCGTGAAGGGAAGACCATCGGGCTTGTGCCCACGATGGGCGCCTTTCACGAGGGACATCTGTCGCTCATGCGGAGTGCGCGCATAGAAGATGATGTCGTTGTCGTGAGCATCTTCGTCAATCCGCTCCAGTTCGGGCGGGGCGAGGATTTCGACAACTATCCGCGAGACCTGCAGGGCGATCTGGCCCAAGCGGAGAGGGTAGGGGTTGATCTGGTGTTCACGCCGTCCGCAGAGGCGATCTATCCGAAGGGCTTCCAGACATACGTTGACGTGACCGGGCTCACCGAGGGATTGTGCGGCGCCTCCCGTCCGGGGCACTTTCGTGGTGTGACGACGGTCGTTACGAAACTGTTCAATCTCATCAGGCCGCACCGGGCCTACTTCGGACAGAAGGACTACCAGCAATCGGTAACGGTTCGGCGCTTGGTGGCCGATCTCAACATGGACATCGAGATCGTCCTTTTGCCGACGGTCCGGGAGGCCGACGGCCTTGCGATGAGCTCACGGAACGTTCGGTTGACGCCTGAGGAGCGAAGAGCCGCGCCTGTCCTTTATGCGTCCCTGCGACTTGTGGAAGAGCGGGTCAGGGCCGGGGAGCGCAGCGCGAAGGATATTCTTGATGCGATGCGCGCAACGATTGAGATCGAACCGCTGGCGCGGATCGATTACGTTGTGCTGTGCGATCCCGAGACGCTGCAGCCGATCGATTGGATTGAAGGTCCCGTGCTGTCGGCTCTCGCCGTACGATTCGGCGATACGCGCCTCATTGACAATCTTCCGATTACGCTTTCCTAA
- the mraZ gene encoding division/cell wall cluster transcriptional repressor MraZ, which translates to MFRGSFEHAIDDKGRLSIPARYREILKRRRERELILVDPLFDACIVAYPIKAWQQIEQNLLSHGNSDKKFREYARLISAHAVESTVDSQGRILIPPQLREKADLRRDVVIVGVLDKVEIWNRERWASFCAQERDPEDYAGKLAELGIRV; encoded by the coding sequence ATGTTCCGCGGAAGCTTCGAACACGCCATCGACGACAAGGGACGGCTCAGCATTCCAGCCAGATACCGCGAGATCTTGAAGCGGAGGCGAGAGCGTGAGCTTATCCTCGTTGATCCTCTTTTTGACGCCTGCATCGTAGCCTACCCGATCAAAGCCTGGCAACAGATCGAGCAGAATCTTCTGAGCCATGGAAACTCGGACAAGAAGTTTCGGGAGTATGCTCGCCTCATCTCGGCTCATGCGGTTGAGTCGACTGTTGACAGCCAGGGACGAATCCTAATCCCTCCTCAGCTTAGAGAAAAGGCAGATCTGCGCCGGGATGTCGTGATCGTCGGGGTATTGGATAAGGTCGAAATCTGGAATAGAGAGCGCTGGGCGTCCTTTTGCGCACAGGAGCGGGATCCTGAGGATTACGCCGGTAAACTGGCGGAACTGGGTATCCGAGTATAG
- the rsmH gene encoding 16S rRNA (cytosine(1402)-N(4))-methyltransferase RsmH, with amino-acid sequence MAGDVTVEGRHLPVLLEEAVAILQPRTGGRYLDATVGLGGHAEALLIESAPTGHLCGMDRDVEALALAKGRLSQFGDRIELFHGDFAMLGAIADENGWAPFDGILFDLGLSSFQLDDASRGFSFMKEGPLDMRMDRQGGGKSAAELLTRLSEREITRLLQDYGEERWARRIAARIVEERRRQPLTSTVQLARLVAGAVPRYAWPRQIHVATRAFQALRITVNDELTKLTHGLQNAVELLVAGGRICVISFHSLEDRIVKETLRGWARLKPPRVHVLTKRPIIPTEREIEANPRARSAKLRAAERC; translated from the coding sequence GTGGCAGGAGACGTAACCGTCGAGGGCCGGCATCTCCCAGTCCTACTGGAGGAGGCGGTAGCCATCCTGCAACCTCGGACTGGTGGTCGCTACCTGGATGCGACCGTAGGATTGGGAGGGCACGCGGAGGCCCTTCTGATCGAGAGCGCACCGACCGGCCATCTGTGCGGGATGGATCGCGATGTCGAGGCTCTGGCCCTAGCCAAGGGGCGGCTCAGTCAGTTCGGGGATCGAATTGAGTTGTTCCATGGTGACTTCGCCATGCTGGGCGCCATCGCCGACGAGAACGGATGGGCCCCTTTCGATGGCATCCTGTTTGATTTAGGCCTTTCATCTTTTCAACTGGACGATGCTTCCAGGGGATTCAGCTTTATGAAAGAAGGACCGCTGGACATGCGAATGGATCGCCAGGGAGGCGGGAAGTCGGCGGCGGAGTTATTGACCAGGCTCTCGGAGCGCGAGATCACAAGACTCCTGCAGGACTACGGCGAGGAGCGATGGGCGAGGCGGATAGCGGCGCGGATTGTTGAAGAGCGGCGGAGGCAGCCACTCACCTCTACCGTCCAGCTTGCGCGTCTGGTGGCCGGGGCAGTGCCACGGTATGCCTGGCCGCGGCAAATCCACGTTGCGACACGCGCCTTCCAAGCGTTACGCATTACCGTAAACGATGAGTTGACCAAGCTTACACATGGTTTGCAAAATGCCGTCGAGTTGCTTGTCGCTGGCGGAAGGATCTGTGTGATCAGTTTTCACTCGCTCGAGGATCGGATTGTAAAGGAAACACTTCGGGGGTGGGCACGTTTGAAACCGCCGCGCGTCCACGTGTTGACTAAACGGCCGATTATTCCAACGGAACGGGAGATCGAGGCCAATCCGCGTGCTCGCAGCGCAAAGCTCCGGGCTGCGGAACGGTGCTAG
- a CDS encoding cell division protein FtsL gives MTVLTSVGRDRASNVLKPRVDQIRKFDLLPSLLMGGLVLAGVLCYVWQPIQVVRLGYQVEYLAGERAGLIRQQKELRLDVARLRSLRRVEEIARQQLGLTSPKPGQVITVESLPSTITDNNL, from the coding sequence ATGACCGTATTGACGTCGGTCGGACGGGACCGGGCAAGTAATGTACTGAAACCGCGGGTTGATCAGATCCGAAAATTCGATCTACTCCCGTCGTTGCTGATGGGCGGCCTTGTTCTAGCCGGGGTCCTATGCTACGTGTGGCAGCCCATTCAGGTGGTTCGACTCGGATACCAGGTAGAATATCTTGCGGGGGAACGCGCCGGTCTCATTCGACAGCAGAAGGAACTACGCCTTGATGTCGCCAGACTCAGGTCGCTCCGCCGCGTGGAGGAGATTGCTCGCCAGCAGCTTGGACTCACCAGTCCTAAGCCGGGTCAGGTGATCACAGTCGAATCATTGCCATCCACAATAACCGACAACAATCTTTAG
- a CDS encoding response regulator, protein MSAQRFNDERQKVLVVDDDPFFRELMTDLLEPAGYDVWTAHDGLAGLDALHNGPFDLILTDYRMPGVTGIEMAAFIRRSDTVTPIILITGDSYTLDPDVIVRAGITRVLSKPLQIDDFLNKYSLTAIQNNWQQS, encoded by the coding sequence GTGAGCGCACAACGGTTTAATGATGAAAGGCAGAAAGTCTTGGTTGTGGATGACGATCCATTCTTCAGGGAACTCATGACGGACCTGCTCGAACCGGCAGGCTACGACGTGTGGACCGCCCACGACGGTCTGGCCGGCTTGGACGCCCTGCACAATGGTCCATTCGATCTTATCCTGACGGATTACCGGATGCCTGGAGTAACCGGTATCGAGATGGCCGCATTCATACGGAGGTCCGATACGGTCACCCCAATCATCCTTATCACAGGCGACTCCTATACGCTTGACCCGGATGTCATCGTACGGGCTGGGATTACACGGGTCCTGTCAAAACCTCTGCAGATCGATGACTTCTTGAATAAGTATTCACTCACTGCGATCCAAAATAACTGGCAACAATCTTAA